A region of Solanum dulcamara chromosome 7, daSolDulc1.2, whole genome shotgun sequence DNA encodes the following proteins:
- the LOC129896042 gene encoding LOW QUALITY PROTEIN: senescence-induced receptor-like serine/threonine-protein kinase (The sequence of the model RefSeq protein was modified relative to this genomic sequence to represent the inferred CDS: deleted 1 base in 1 codon; substituted 2 bases at 2 genomic stop codons), protein MTKDLIFVFLICISLFALEANAQIDQSGFISIDCGISQGSNYTDPTTGLQYVSDSGFIDTGSNATISSEFQANGLEQQLYTLTSFPQGRRNCYTIRVPEGKGKKYLIRASFLYGNYDRKSQLLINFDLHLGIDFWVTIQIVNASTPLFKEIIHILSSDFIQLCLVNTGRGTPFISALELRLFNTSMYVTASGSLETVMRLDLGSKATQFVRYQNDIYDRLWRPCNDVENTISLSTTSTIDNTSSFLPPSKVLSTAIAADKDNNGISFSWEPANSTDEYYIYLHFAEIEANHVNRQFDIYVDGDLFESAFAPSYMSVTTISSKSPLTPRSNHQITLNKTGNSIRQPSINAMEMYKVVKQIITSQTNDLDVEAIMHVKSTYGVKKNWQGDPCGPEADIWNGVTCNFNEHPPTITSLNLSSSELQGTISPYITSLSNLKTLDLSNNQLTGEVPANLSQLAFLRELXFTLLXLMTTSFTITTSVSIYVTQLYLKGNSFSGKIPDILMEKSRNGSLLLSYDEPPPKNNRSNNLSVGALASIVASAVVLGILSLLLLLWFIRRKKNQQRRIGEIERTQSPNIALELKNRQFTYSEVLHMTINFKKVLGKGGFGTVYLGYVDNRDVAVKMLSPTSVQGFKEFRAEASLLMSIHHKNLISIVGYCVEGTHIGIIYEYMSNRSLDMQLSDRNPSALTWEERLQIALDAAQGLEYLHHGCLPPIIHRDIKSSNILLDDKFQAKLADFGLSRILPTGEGSHVTTIIAGSPGYLDPEYYRTNKLTEKSDVYSFGVVLLEIITGRHLLGKHDKIYVITWVNGMMNEKGDVSNVIDPRLREVDMNSARRVVELAMACVSLDPTSRPAMSVVVSIIKQCLREMTVYDSN, encoded by the exons ATGACAAAAGACTTGATTTTTGTCTTTCTAATTTGTATTTCTCTCTTTGCACTTGAAGCTAACGCGCAAATTGATCAATCAG GATTCATAAGCATAGATTGTGGAATTTCTCAAGGTTCTAACTACACCGATCCAACTACCGGGCTACAATATGTTTCCGATTCAGGGTTCATCGATACAGGTAGTAATGCTACTATCTCGAGTGAGTTTCAGGCCAATGGTCTGGAACAACAGTTGTACACCCTCACAAGTTTTCCTCAAGGAAGAAGAAATTGCTACACCATAAGAGTTCcagaaggaaaaggaaaaaaatacttGATCAGAGCAAGTTTTTTGTACGGAAACTATGACAGGAAAAGTCAACTACTAATTAATTTTGATCTACATCTCGGAATTGACTTTTGGGTCACGATTCAAATAGTCAACGCTTCAACACCATTATTTAAAGAGATCATACACATTCTCTCGTCGGATTTTATACAGCTTTGTCTAGTAAATACAGGTCGAGGAACACCATTTATATCCGCACTTGAATTGAGACTCTTCAACACAAGCATGTATGTGACCGCATCCGGGTCACTAGAAACTGTCATGCGCCTTGATCTTGGCTCAAAAGCCACTCAATTTGTAAG ATACCAAAATGACATATATGATCGTTTATGGAGGCCATGTAATGATGTGGAAAACACAATATCATTGAGTACGACTTCAACTATTGATAACACCAGCAGTTTTCTACCGCCATCAAAAGTTCTGAGCACGGCTATAGCAGCTGATAAGGACAATAATGGAATATCATTTTCGTGGGAACCTGCAAATTCGACAGACGAGTACTATATATACCTGCACTTTGCGGAGATTGAAGCCAACCATGTGAATAGGCAATTCGACATATATGTTGATGGAGACTTGTTTGAGTCAGCATTCGCTCCGTCCTATATGTCCGTAACCACAATTTCTTCAAAATCACCTCTAACGCCAAGATCCAATCACCAAATTACCCTC AACAAAACGGGAAATTCAATTCGTCAACCCTCCATCAATGCCATGGAGATGTATAAagtggtcaaacaaatcataacCTCTCAAACGAATGACCTAGATG TTGAGGCTATTATGCATGTCAAATCGACGTATGGGGTTAAGAAGAACTGGCAAGGAGATCCATGCGGCCCTGAAGCTGACATTTGGAATGGTGTCACATGCAATTTTAATGAGCATCCCCCCACGATTACATCCTT AAACTTATCTTCAAGTGAATTACAAGGGACAATATCGCCTTATATTACAAGTCTCTCAAATCTAAAAACGtt GGACTTGTCAAACAATCAGCTGACGGGGGAGGTGCCTGCCAATCTCTCTCAACTAGCCTTCTTACGAGAGCTGTAATTTACTCTCCTATAGCTAATGACCACCTCCTTTACAATTACTACttccgtctcaatttatgtgacacaatT ATACTTGAAAGGAAATAGTTTCTCTGGTAAAATACCCGATATATTGATGGAGAAATCAAGAAATGGATCTCTCTTGTTGAG TTATGATGAACCTCCTCCGAAAAATAATAGGAGTAATAATCTTAGTGTTGGTGCACTAGCATCAATTGTTGCATCCGCGGTGGTCTTGGGCATCTTGTCTTTACTACTACTTCTTTGGTTTATTCGAAGGAAGAAAAACCAACAAA GAAGGATCGGTGAGATAGAAAGAACACAGAGTCCAAACATTGCATTGGAGTTGAAAAACCGGCAGTTCACATACTCAGAGGTGTTGCACATGACAATTAACTTCAAGAAAGTCCTTGGAAAAGGAGGTTTTGGGACAGTTTATCTTGGCTATGTCGATAACCGTGACGTGGCTGTTAAGATGCTATCCCCGACTTCGGTTCAAGGGTTCAAGGAATTCCGGGCTGAG GCTAGTCTCCTGATGAGCATTCATCACAAGAACTTGATTTCTATAGTTGGTTATTGTGTTGAGGGCACCCACATTGGTATCATTTACGAATACATGTCCAATCGAAGCTTAGACATGCAACTATCAG ATAGAAATCCAAGTGCTTTAACATGGGAGGAAAGACTTCAAATAGCTTTGGATGCGGCACAAG GATTGGAGTATTTACATCATGGTTGCCTGCCACCAATAATACATAGAGATATCAAGTCTAGCAATATTCTATTAGATGATAAATTCCAAGCAAAGCTTGCTGATTTTGGTTTGTCAAGGATTTTGCCAACTGGAGAGGGAAGTCATGTCACCACCATAATCGCGGGTAGTCCAGGCTATCTTGACCCCGA GTACTACAGGACAAATAAGCTAACGGAAAAGAGTGATGTATACAGTTTCGGTGTTGTTCTTTTGGAAATAATAACAGGGCGGCATTTACTAGGAAAACATGACAAGATATATGTAATAACGTGGGTGAATGGCATGATGAATGAGAAAGGAGATGTTTCAAACGTAATCGATCCAAGATTACGAGAAGTTGATATGAATTCAGCAAGGAGAGTTGTGGAATTGGCAATGGCTTGTGTTTCTCTCGATCCAACAAGTAGACCAGCTATGTCTGTCGTTGTCTCGATAATAAAGCAATGTTTAAGAGAGATGACTGTTTATGACTCGAATTGA